GATAGATTGTCTATCTCAAATTGTTTTTGTTTCGGGAGGAATTCAGCTTTATCACTCGACACTTATATCAGCCTAGattatcttccttctttgcTCTTTCTGGGTCTACCGATCGACAAACACATCGAAGGTAACCTTATCTGGCCGGTAAGCCAGGTCATCAGGAATCTTTTCCTCGTTTGCATATACATACTTTGGCTCATAGCCCACAACCATTGCAGGCTGAGTCTCTCCATTGCGAGTCGCGCATATGATTGCGTTACAAAACCAGGCTTTCTACCCTCCTGCCAAAGTGGATATCTCACTGCTTCTGAAGCCccaagatgaggaggaagccgGCCCGGTGACTACTACGTCCGCCTTCCCTTCGAGGACCCTCCCTCCAGCTTCCATGGGCCAAGCGATGCCTGTCGCAGCCTCGACGCCTTTGTCATCTGCGCCGCCTCTTACAGCGAAAATCCCAGCATCCGTCCCTGCCAAGCGTCTGCAGCCAGCCCATACAGCCGAGTCCCCGGCCAAGAAGCAATCGAAGTGGTCCcccgaagaagatgcacTCATCATAGAGCTGCGGGGTAGTGGCATGAAGTGGGAGGACATCAGTAAACGGCTCCCGGGCCGAAGCGCTATCAGCTGCCGTCTGCACTATCAGAATTACTTGGAGCGCCGAAGCGAGTGGgacgaggacaagaagaacaaactTGCAAGGCTATACGAGAGGTACGCTTCTGAAAAGAACGGCCCTGTCTAATCTGGCAGAAAGAATTTGATTTGGGAATTCAACCTGAAGCTACGAAGACGACTTGCTGACTAGGAGACTAAAGGTTCAAGGCAGAGATGTGGTCAAAAGTTGCAGAAGAGATGGCCATTCCATGGAGAGCCGCGGAGGCTATGCATTGGCAACTAGGGGAGCAAGAAATGGCACGCCGAGCTGGCGTAGTCCCATTTTCGTTATCGAGTTCAGCCATAGATCCGCCAGCGACCAGAGCTCGCAGGGTCAGTACATCGTTATCTCGCCCAAGAAAAGGATCTGCATCACGTACTATTCCTCCGCCGCAACTTCCGTCAGTTGAAGAACTTACCGCTGGTGTTCCTGCGTATGCGCCAGCCCCGCCTTTTCCCCTACCGCGAGATGCCTACCAACTTGGCCGTCCTCTGGACTTGAGCGGCAGCCATAGCGGGCATTTAGGACCTCCCTATGGGTTGCCGCCTCGAACGCTGCCATAGCGGAATCGAAACGATTCGAAAGTCCTCGTTTTtgcccttttcctttttgtttcTGATGTTTCTTTCCCTTTATTTTGGATTCCGTGCGGTTATGATATGCATAGCGCAGGTTGAAGGTGTTCCTCACTATTCGTGAGGGGAGTTCTCATAGAAACGATCTCCGTGATCCCCTGGATTTTTGTTACTGAGCGTTTCCAGGAGGCTTTCAACTCGACGAATTCTCTTTTGTCATCACCCATCATATATGGTGGACGTTATATGCAATTTACATGAACAGAAAACGGGGAGCTATGCAAGGTAGAGGCTTCTTGAGGCTGGTTCTCGAAGTCCAAGGTTATATCGATCAAGCACAACTGTCCTCTACTCTTCGGATCGTGTCGCAATTGCCCACCAGTTGTCTTTTTCATAGCCCGAATCTAGAACACGGCCACCCGCTCTTTCAATGTCACGTTCCAGTTCTGTTGCCTCATAGAGGTGATAGTACCGATGGAAAGTCCTCGGCTCGTCGTCAGAGCTACCATTGGCAGACTTCGGTTTCAGGACCCAAGGAACCATGACGTCCTGCTTGTCGCCTTTGTCCCAGCCCCTGCGGCTGGTCTTTTGTTCCAGGGCCCAAACATACAGCAGGACTCTGCCTCCGGACGATTTATCTGAGGCAGGTTTCAAAGTGCGGAGAATTTCGCGGATGGCCCGAATTCTCCGTTCAGGTGTGGACAGATGATGTACAACAGCAATTGAGATAGCGAAGTCAAATAACGAATCTGGATGTGGCAGATTCAGGATGTCCGCTACAATAGTTGAATGCGGCTGGTGTTTGACGGCGATCCGGGCGAGATTCTCGGAGCTGGCTAGCGTTAGCTATCAATCCTTGAGTGTGAGAGAGAACGAGACATTGCGAAAGGAAGTGACAATGAATGAACAAAGATATATACAAGATAAAGAACGGATATCATCCTGAGCTTTCTATAAACCCGCTCATACGAAGCAAGTAGTAGAACATTTGAGAAGACCTACCGATCCGAGGCGACTATAAAAACTTCTTTGTTTACGGACAAGTACTTGCCATTGCCGCACCCCACATCAAGACCAATGGACCCCGGCATCAATCCTTTGAGGAAGTCTTCCACAATCGGCCATGGCTATTAGACAGATCAGCATCAGTTTACTAATGTATCGATGACAATTAGGGCGTGCTACGCACCTTGTAACGGGTCGAGGAGAAGTGTTCTGCAATCTGTTGATACACTTCATGTACGTTTTTCTCTTCGTAGGCCTCTTCTTCGGGCAGATTCGGCGTAGAATCAGGATAAGAGGACGATGCCATTTCGGCTGGGttttctgctgctgcgacaGACTCGGCTTTAAAATCCCTCACATGCAAAATCGGAGGGTTCCGGATTTTCTTAAGCTGTGTCGTTTGCAGTCAGGGGTACACAGTGATTGTAAGAGAATACAGAGTATCATCAATTGAGGTACATCGGTGCATCTGCAGATTGTGCCGCCAAGACGTGCAGTCTTGGTAATTCAAATTTCAAACAAAGCGGTATTTTTCTGGCATTCCATCTCAAGTAAGGTACGATTAAGGTTGTGTCTGGCCTTGCTACTGCTGCGCCTTTCGGAGAATTTCTGAATCAGCAGCTGCTGTCAGGCTGATGGTAGCTAAGGTACGTACCTTATCTTTTGGGTAGCAGGCTACGGAGTTAGTAGTCGTCTTATTCCGTAGTGTTGTGTGCAAAAGTCCTAGAATTGAGTCCTTCCCAGTTATTGATCACAGCGCCTAAGGCAGCATCAATCCATGCAACTGCAtccaatatatatatatatgtacatATGTATATACAACTTTCTGAATTACCGGAGGCCGGAGATTTTATCTGCTTTATCCCGGACAAGCCAAATCAAAGCTAGCACAATGTAGGTCAGGTAGATATGGACTTGCTCCATACTTTGTGTATAGATGGAAAAAGGCTTGGCTGGTGAGATCATTCATTGAGCAAGGGCGGATGGAAGTACGGTCGTCGGCCTTAGCCTCAAGTGGTCAATACGTATATAGTTGATTAATGAATTTATCTAAGAATCTGCCATTAAAAATATACGAGAGCTCAGAATAACCCAGTCTGGTCTTCCAGTTCATCTGATAGTTCTGGATCAATCCCGACCATCACCATACACATCGTAGCCTGAGGCACACACTCGCGCCTAAGGGGGCCAAGAAATGGAGGTGGCTCTATGTGCGTTTTGTGCATCACTTGATGTCGAGACTCCAAACACAATTTGATATGCTCGAAGTGCGAATTCTGTAGTCCTGgtgaaaatatatataacGTCTGTGAGTGACTTGAAGGCCCACTGTTGTTCTCTGTCCTCACCTTGTCCCTCAACGAAGATCTGGTACGTTATAGGGGATCAAGACCATGGTCGCTTCTGAAGCCTATTGTCTGGTTCCAGTGTAGCAATACCACTTATTATCTTCACATATCTCTGGCACTCTACGAGAATACCTCCCTCGTTTTCTCTTGCTCGAGCATCTGGAAGATTCCCCATACAAGACTTTATGATTCTCATGGCGTTTTATCTTCGCGTTGCCTGCAATTCGCCTGCCACCATGTGACTGATAGGCGTGTACATGACTTCAATTGGGATTCCTTCATTGTGAATAGTATATAAAACTCAGACCTTGGCTGACCTCCATATAGTTGATCTACTTTAGCCACATTAGTGATGGCATTCCAACCCCCGCCGACAGATGTCTCTGTCATCGTCACCACGCCTGGTACAGCAACTGGTTCCGAACCGCGCTTCCTGACAGAGCGTCGAGTCACTCCGACATGGACTGTCCTGCAGCTGAAATCTAAGTTGGAGACGATGACTGGCATCCCCACGAACTGTCAACGTCTACTACTGAAGGCACCCGGGCGTGCTGATCAGTGTGTAGATGGAGATGACAGTATCATCGGCAACTGGGGTCTAACGAAGGGCTGCGAGATTGAGGTATGAGCCGTCTTTCTTCTACCTTTTTCCCAATCCGACAATTTCGTCCCTTGTACGCTCGAGCTTAGACGACCCTGGTTATTTATCGTTCATCTTCGATGGTTGATCTGTCAGGCATCGGCAACTACAGCTCAATGCTTCTTGACTTGTTTGTCTTTCCTCCGGAAATCGGGATGTCAGCCAGCTTCAGATGAATGCACCTCATGGAGTTAGTCTCAAGTGGCAGTTGGGCTGTCTAGGTGCCTGACAGCGATGGCTCGCTATTTCGTTAGAGCAAGCAACCGACCAGCACATTCCATTGGTATTCGCTGAACAATAGCACCATTTCATAGGTTCACGATACTCGCCCTCAAGCCGCACGGCCCAATTTCAATGATTTGTCCTCTGTGGAGAAATATGTCCTTCCCTCAGCCACGTATGAGTCACTTCCAAACTCGGTTCTAGCCTGGAAAAAAACCCAGAAACTCGGCAGGTTCGACCCCAAGGCCCTGTCACCGAAGGAGTcgatgcagaagcaggcaGAGAAAGATACCGAGGATGTTCGCGTTCGGGGTAGGTCACGATAAAATGGCGACATGGAGTTGAGCGACGGCTCGGCGTTATCCAGTCATAAAGATTATTCAGATTATTTACTGACCGAGGGATGGCAGGCATCGCCGTCTCCCGACGTGCTATTATCCTTCCGTCATCGCCTCCACACGTTAGGCGAGGCACAATACGCTATGTTGGGCCTGTGCCTACGATACCTTTCCCTGGAGTGGACGTCACATCTGAAGAAACTTCCGACCTTGGTCCCCAACCTATCTGGGTAGGAATTGAACTCGACGAGCCTACCGGAAAGAACGACGGTAGCGTAGGTGGCAGACGCTATTTTACTTGTCCTAACAAAACGGGCGTCTTTGTGAAGCCCGAAAAGGTGGAAGTCGGAGACTTTCCCCCATTAGACTTGTTTGATGACCTGGACGACGAGATGGAGGAAATATGAAAATACTTTCCTTATCTCAGCTGAGCAAGTAGTCCAGCGGGAAGAGAATCATagaaacagagaaaaggGAATGGGAGGGCTAGCATCGGTCTGGCACAATAAGTTTCTATTCAACAATAAATCCAGTTATACCAAGCTCCCGCTCGAGATAGTTGTGCTCATTCGCCGGAAAATAAGAGATGGACTGAAAAGTAAAGAGGGGAAAATGTCACAAGAAACCCCGAACACCGTCGTTCCAGTACCCATGCTGGTGAATCGCTACACTGAAAAAGGCCAAAGCCACAAATTGAATACAAAAAGCCAATATAGAAGAAAGCTTCTACAGCATCTCAACGGTgaaaaaaaaggaggaagTGCACCTGCGAACACGCTCGCAGTCGGTTCCATCCCACAGGAGTGACCGAAACcgaagggaagaaaaggatcaTGAAGCTTTAGACCCACTTCCTGCCTTTTGCTTGCCTTTTGGCCTGCCTTTACCAGTACCGCTTGGACGACCCTTTTGAATTGTTGACTCGTCTTCAGTTGAGACAGCTGGCTTGGAAGCTGATCCGGGGCTGGACTGGTCATTCTCCACCGGAACACAGCCTTGCGTAAAGAAGAGTCGAGCATCCTTCCCATGCGTGTTCGCAAAACTGTAATAATTGCCTGCAAccgaagaaaaaaaaagctAATCAGCATGCGCAATGAACTGCAAAGGAGCTAGACACAAGGCGAGCACGCCCTGAAGAGGCTCCTTACCTCTTGGCACTTGAAATACACAGCCCTTTCCGGCGCTGAATTGCACACCAGATATATCTACCTGGACCCGTCCGTGACACACGTAGAAGACCATGTGCATCTTTTTTGAATTCTTGGGTTTCTTGACACCCCCTGGCGGCAGTTCGACGATTCCAGAGCCGATGAATGGGGAGCTCAGCAGCTTAGCAAAGCGGAAGGTAGAGTCTTTGACATCTCTCGTCTCGATACCGGACGGAGCATAGGCGATATCTACAATTACCCTGGGTCAGCGTACTTTGATGTGATTCAATAGCCATGCGAccagagaaagaaaggcaaGGCAACTATTCACAAGTACTTACCGAGGACCTCCTCTTCGATAGAACCGGCTTGGGTATCTGGATCCCATTTCCTAACATAACCATGCAAGACGCCGCCTTCTTTCTCCCATGGATCGACGTaatcgtcgtcttcattgTCCGAATCATCGTCTCGACCCTTCCGCGACTTAGATTTCTTGGATGACCGCCGTTTACTgactttcctcttctccggtTCCAGCTCCTCTGTTCGGATGATCTCTTTGATAGTCGAAAGCGGATAGCGATGGCCTTCGGCGGCCTCGCCGTCTCCATAAACGCACCTCTCATTTTTCCAGTAGGCAAGCGGTCTAACAGACACTCGCCCCGAACGAGTGTGGGTTGCGCTGCCATCAGTGGGTATTTCCCGCTTTAGTATGTATAGGCTCCGACCCTTTAGAGGTCCCGTACGATTGACATAATTTTCCACAACTTTGTCTAACATTGGATTTCCAGAGCTCTTCAACCCCTGCCCAGTCTGACTGGCAGTCTTTGATTTCTTGGAAGGTCGTTGTCCCACggtatcatcttcatcattgttCATCTTTTGCGATTTTGGGGGTCTCCCAGGGCGCTTTCGTTTCTGTACATTTCCTTGCTCGCTCGTCTCACTTTTCTGAGTGACATCTTGGGACCCAGTTTTCTCAGTTTGTGCAAGTTTTTTAGTCTTTGGGGCGATTCTTGATCGCTCTGTTTTGCGCGAACCGGCGGCTGTGTACGACGAAATACCAATGTCGACACGATTAACGCGCTCAGAATCATCCTGTTGATCTTCCGCCAAAGTGTCGTCGCCAGCGTCGGTAATGTCGTCATAATCGTTTCGCATATGCTCAAATGCATTCGCATTTTCGTCTCCGTTCATTTGACTATTAGCGTCACTGTCTGAAAAGTCAACTGTGACCGTGGTGTCTGCCGTCTTGTTGATTCCTTTATTATTCCGCAGGCCATTGACATGGTTTAGAGAGGGCGCATTGATGGAACGGTTGGTAAGAGGGGATACATCACGCCGTGTTTCGCCCTTAGCACTCCCAAGTCCCTTACCATCTGATGGACTGGAAGAGAGAATGTCACGTTGCGGGCTTGCAGAAGATCGCAAGCCGGGAGTCCGCCGGGGTGATCCACTCAAGCCGGATTTCATAGGAGATCGCGCAACCGGCGGCGGGAGGAAGGATGCGCGCCCTCCGTTCGTTCCACCCAAGAAGTCAGCGGGCCCCAGCCCGTTGCCTGTGACCAGGCACAAGATCAGCATGGTCGGGGACAAATCGGAAGAAGTAGATCACACACCTTCATCCATGGACATTCCATCGGACCCAATCGTTGTGTTGTTGCCATATGCTTCGGGTGACTTTTCGGGAGACGAGAAAATcccatcaatctcctccattCCATGCTCGTCGCGCTTGCCTTCTTTTAAGGTGACTCCCGTTCGTCTACATCCCGTGCCATGGTCAGGGTTCCCTTGCCGAAATGACGGAGGATTCCTCAGGAGATATGCCCCTGCATTACTTACCTCCCAGCTTTACCGACGTTAGAATAGTCATAGTCGCGAGTTTTTGCAGGCCCGCGAGGAGCCATTGTTGCGGAGGTTTAGTAGTGGTGCGGGAAACAGTTTCACCGAATTATTGGAGCGATGCACGGAGCTAGCAACATCCGATGCCAGAATCTCTGTGACGTGAAGCTTTGCGAGTAGGACGACGTATCTCATGCAGGGGAACACCCTGTGCCTCGTGCACTAATAGGATGTTAAGGGAGGGGAGTTTAAGCGTTGGGCAAGAGTAAAGATGATGGTTACTTGGGAGGGGAATTACATTGGTATTCATGATGGGCGGCGAACAACGCGCGGAAGTGCCGCTAGTCCGGAACGGTTCTTGACGCGTCCAAACCCTCCCAAAGTGCAGTCGCCAGGCCATACAAGCATGTGAGTGTCTTCCAACATTCGCTGATGAATTAATCTGAATAAATCTACCTGTTCTTGAACTTATTTCTTCTCTAGACTTTGTCCCTGCTGCGAATATGGGAGAATCCGGCTTGAGTGTCGCCGGTACTCCAGATGCATGGACCTCCGCGGGCTCTTTCATCCCTCCCAGTATAGATCGCGCTCGACTGCTATCTGGAGAGTCCTACGCTTACTattctccatttcctctcGCAAGTACAGGAAGGTCTTCGCAGGTCACTGGTGACAATCATACAATCACAGCAGATTTTTCCACGCCATCCACATCCTCGTCACCAAGCTATTTTGTACTGGGTGTCGACGAAGCGGGACGTGGTCCAGTTTTGGGCCCCATGGTATACAGTGCCTTTTATATTCCGCATACTCTCCATCACTCCCTCCTGGCTCGCGACTATAGCTTCAACGATAGTAAAGTTCTCACTCCTGGTGTGCGCGCGAACTTGATGCGGCTGCTCTGCACCGCTGGAAATCCTCTCCATGCATCATGTGGGTGGGCGACCAAGGTCTTATCTGCGCGAGATATCTCTGCAGGCATGATGCGGCCTACATCTGGTGCATATAATTTGAACGCACAGGCGATGGATGCCACTGTTGAAATAATACGCGGCATTGTGGAGGAGCGCAGAGTAGACATTAGAGAGGTCTACATTGACACAATCGGGAATCCAGCGACCTATCAACAGAAACTGGAACGTATTTTCCCTACATTGAAGATCACAGTCGCGAAGAAAGCCGACGCTCTATACCCTTGCGTAAGCGCTGCAAGTGTGGTCGCCAAAGTCACGAGAGACATGGCACTGGAGTTCTGTCACGAAGCCGTATACGGACTACAGCGATATGAAGCGCCATCGATGGAGGTGGCCACAGACAGCTGGGGAAGCGGGTATCCCTCAGATTCCAAGTGCGTCAGCTGGCTCAGAAACCATATGGACCCCATTTTCGGATGGGGCAACGAGTGCCGATTTAGCTGGGGAACTGCAAAAGAAATGCTTGAACTCAAGGGAGGAACTAGAGTCGATTGGCCGGTCGAAGAGGAGGGCGCTGCACCGATCAAAGCCTTTCTACTTACCACCGCAAGAAATGCAAAGAGAACTGAACAGGATGAGTTGCGGGAATGGTTTGGTCGCCGATCAACGGAGGTTCTTTGAAAAGGTTCCGTCCATTTGGCTTCAATAGGAAAGAATGGTGAATGTTATGATACCCCATTGAATTAGATTCTAAACATGTCGAGTTTGAAAAACAAATATTCCAAAAGGGACCACAAATGTTCCATGGGTATCTCCTTGAAACTCCCTTGTGAAGCACACATGACACACCAAATGAGACTTTCCAAAACGCCGAGTAATCATCGCAATTCAGACGAACAGTAAGATTACACAAGTAGCCATTCATCCCGCAGATCATGGGCCTGCATGGCCTTTTTAAATCACAACTGGAAACTGATCTAAGGACGGCAAGCACAAGGAAAAAGGCGGGTTACGCAATGAAAGAGTGAGTTTTCACAGCGTTGCAGTAGAGAAATAGAAGTTCTCCCACAAGTATTCATAATCTTCGATGACGCTACCCACCAGATCAAGCAGTGGTTTACCTTTCATCTTGCTGGTCAACCCCTTTAGCCACGACCTATATCAGCGTTAGCTCGTCGTTTCCTTCACCCCAAATGAAAGGCCAGGGATTGCATACTTGGTAATGTTCTCATAGAATGCACCGCGCATAAGCCACCAGCCCATAGCCCAGCCTCGCTTTCTCAGTTCCTCCCGTTCAAGCCCTGTGAGGCCACGAAGGCCACCTGCTACCCGCTCGCGGAAATCGGATTTGGCAAGCTGACGACAACCATACTCCATAGCAAACCCGATCAACCAGGgcctccagcttctcttgTCCTGCCGCCATCTTTGTAGCGCTAGTGCATAGATGACCGGCCGCAGGATGTGCAGCACTTCTGCCAATTGGCCCTGACCACTGACACGGTGCAACAGCGACTTCGGCGGCTTGATATCATCAGCTGTTAAGACTTTTGATATGAGGAAGTTGGAAATGTCGTTGGCATCGGGTAGAGAAGGAAGCGATAATCCAGTGCGCGGCATAGTCCAGCTCAAGTCCGCGGACCGCTCACTGACGGGTGTCTGCATCCCATTCCAATCacttgcttcttcctccgtaGACCTAGGATCTACCTCGCGCTCAGGTAACGGTGGGCTGACCAGTGGCCTAGAATTTGTGAGGCGCAGTAGAAGCAAGCGACATGTCGCTTTGATGATCTCGATGAGAACAACGACGCGCCAGCGTACTTTTTCACCTCGACGTCGCGCGATCATCTCCCAGAGCAATTCAGTGTATCGTACCATCTGAAGCGTAAGAGCCACCTGATGATAAAGAGCCGAATGAGATATCCAATATTTTGTATATCGAGAATGAGGTGTTGGAGCCGGCCGCGGAACTGTTGAAGGAAGTCTCGCAATGACCCGGGAGACGAGGCTATCATGATAGAGCGAAAGGAGCTGAACGCCAGAATGGACTGCTCAAAGAGGAAGATTGTGAGCATATGGATATTTGCTAAGATGCTTCAAGTGTATACAGACCACATTCTGATGATATTTCGGAATCTCGATACCGCCCTAGAGCTAGATTAGCTTTCCCTTCACAGTCGATGAAAAGGCGCTTGGGGGCGCTTCTGTGCGGTCCTCACCAGGAATAATATATGTGAGAGATCTCAATGCAGACTCGACTTGACCCACGGAGCTGGCATTCTTCATCACAAAATCTTCATACATAGTAAGCCATTTAGACGGCTGCAATAATGTTGCAGATACCGGACTATGACTCTTCAAATCTGAATTCATCTTCGATGGAAAGAGCTCCAGAAGTGTCGAACAAGCTACAAGAATATCACTTTTTGCAAAAGCAATTGAAGGTTTCGAGGCTGCGAAAGAGAGCCATCAGGCTgagatcgagatcgagatgGCCTCGCTGGATGGTCGCAGGAGTCGAGTCtggggtacggagtacggagtacagcgGCACGTGTCCGGCTCTTACCCAAGACAAGACGATGCCGAGGTAAGATTCCATAAAAGGGGGACTCTGCACATTATGACCAACACATACCTTAATCCTCAAAGTTGTAGAGAACTAAGCAAGAGTACCTGTATTGTTTATGAATTTGCCAGTTACCATCAACGAGGTTGGATAGTCAACTTGTGTTGAGTCAATCAGCTACCATTATTGCGGGATTGCGATATGCAGCACCATGCACATGACTGGAGAAGAGCATCAGAGCCGAATGGGAGGAACAGACATGTTGGATCACTTAAAAGAATGGCCATTATCGAAGCGGTTTGCTTACTTGGGATACTAAGGTAGCATTGGGCTAGACCGTTATGTTTCCAATACATGCTGTTATGCACATTTCAAAGTCATTCATCAGCGAATTTCCAGATTCCGCCACGCATTGCTTCTCGATACCGCTCCTTCACTTTTTCCCTCTCGAGATTGTTCGCTACTTCGCGATCATGTTCCAGTTCTTGTGTGTCAGGCATGTCCGTTCGCCAAAATCCTGGAGGCGTGCTGGGACGCTGATGGTCATGCCTATGTTTACTGTAGAGGTTGGCCATGCGCCTCGCTCTGGCCTCATGGAGGAGGCTCTGACGTTCTTCGGCGCTCAGCTGGTCGAGTAAATATTTCTCTTCACCGAGGTAGTCCTCCAACattttctgctcttcttctccatcgttTGAGCCGTCTGTTCCATCGTTTGAGCCGTCTGTGGTGGTTGGCGGGCAACCAAGACGCGCCATAGCATGGAATTTCTCTCGGCAGCAACCCGGGCGCGTGCAACCACTGATACACTTGCGTTCATCCTTTCTGCGGACAACTGTGTCATACGCGAAGTCTAGGCCTTGATTAGCATTCGTATTAATCTTAAAATGTCTGAGACCGAGTTGGTGGAGCGGTCGAGCTCGAAAAGGTGCGTCTTCCGAGTGTGCAGTGACCGTATCAGTAACTTTGAACGAATGCGACCGCGGTCCTTCCTGTGGAGAGGCTTTTGACTTCTCCCGGTTCCCGGCGGATATGGAGGGCCTACCAATGGCGGATTCGGTTGGCTCACTGGATTCTGAGGCTTCCTTGACACGCCCCGAGACTTGTGTAGATGCGTCACGGGAAATGTCTTGTTGGTCAGGCCCGATCTCGGCAATGTTTCCATTCTTGTTCTGTACGTGCAATGGATGTCGGATTCGCAAAGGCCGTTCTAGGAGATCGTCCAGCCGCTGACGTATCAGTACGTCGTCTATGCTCGTGCTTGTCCGTGTCATCTGGCCACGGGATGCCTGCTTCACTTGGCCTCTCCTCGGGACGAGCTTCAAACtctcatcaccatcttctgcTACCGAGTCTAAGGCGCACCCGCTACGTCTCTCCGGCTTATTCGATTGCTTTTGCTCCAACCATATCCTCCGGCAATTTGCGCTTGGCAAATTAGTGTCCACAGATTGAAGTACTGTAGGCCGCTTGGGAGCCAGCCGGGTCGGTTCCATCTGATGGCGATTCAATTGTAGAGCCGTTGGATTGCGGGGCAAAGGAGACTTGGTAGTGTCTGATGGAAGCTCATGGGGCAGGCCGTCCAGACGATAggattttcttttcgtcgGCGTCTCGATTGCGCTACCAACGTCGTCCAAGTCCTGAGTTCCAGCTACATGGTGATCAAGGTGAATTCGTATGGGGCTAGACATGCTCTCGCTCTTTATCAGAACGGGCTGCGCCAGCTGGTCGTCAGCCCGAGTGCCGTGGTAGCCGCGCTTAGTCGAAGCATGGTCTGTAACTGTATCACGCTTTCTTTTCAACGCCCCAGCTTGCAATTCTGTCGAAGATTCGAGGGGCCGAGGAGTTGAAGCGGTTTCGTCGCTGTCGATTGAACTTTCTGACTGTGTTGACAATGGCTCCATGGAAGCAGCAGGCGGCAATCCGCCATTGCCTTGTGTGTTGTCTCTGGATGCAGTCAAGTCGGACGTTGGAGTTGAGTGTATCTGTACAGAAGCACCTCCAACCTTCACCGGCAAATCAGTGGGACACAGGGGCGAATTTTCTGAGGGGGTATGTGTCATATCATCTCTAGTATTTTCTGGAACTTGTTTAAATTTGACTGCACGGCCATCAAGTACAAGCGTGAATTCTTCTTTGTTAAGTTGAGCACCCCAGTACTGTAACTTTCTTTTATGTCGTTTGATTTTTGTCTTGAGATCTTTGGAC
The DNA window shown above is from Aspergillus fumigatus Af293 chromosome 1, whole genome shotgun sequence and carries:
- a CDS encoding MYB DNA-binding domain protein is translated as MIALQNQAFYPPAKVDISLLLKPQDEEEAGPVTTTSAFPSRTLPPASMGQAMPVAASTPLSSAPPLTAKIPASVPAKRLQPAHTAESPAKKQSKWSPEEDALIIELRGSGMKWEDISKRLPGRSAISCRLHYQNYLERRSEWDEDKKNKLARLYERRDGHSMESRGGYALATRGARNGTPSWRSPIFVIEFSHRSASDQSSQGQYIVISPKKRICITYYSSAATSVS
- a CDS encoding tRNA (carboxymethyluridine(34)-5-O)-methyltransferase produces the protein MASSSYPDSTPNLPEEEAYEEKNVHEVYQQIAEHFSSTRYKPWPIVEDFLKGLMPGSIGLDVGCGNGKYLSVNKEVFIVASDRSENLARIAVKHQPHSTIVADILNLPHPDSLFDFAISIAVVHHLSTPERRIRAIREILRTLKPASDKSSGGRVLLYVWALEQKTSRRGWDKGDKQDVMVPWVLKPKSANGSSDDEPRTFHRYYHLYEATELERDIERAGGRVLDSGYEKDNWWAIATRSEE
- a CDS encoding tubulin-folding cofactor B produces the protein MAFQPPPTDVSVIVTTPGTATGSEPRFLTERRVTPTWTVLQLKSKLETMTGIPTNCQRLLLKAPGRADQCVDGDDSIIGNWGLTKGCEIEVHDTRPQAARPNFNDLSSVEKYVLPSATYESLPNSVLAWKKTQKLGRFDPKALSPKESMQKQAEKDTEDVRVRGIAVSRRAIILPSSPPHVRRGTIRYVGPVPTIPFPGVDVTSEETSDLGPQPIWVGIELDEPTGKNDGSVGGRRYFTCPNKTGVFVKPEKVEVGDFPPLDLFDDLDDEMEEI
- a CDS encoding Cupin domain protein, which gives rise to MAPRGPAKTRDYDYSNVGKAGRRTGVTLKEGKRDEHGMEEIDGIFSSPEKSPEAYGNNTTIGSDGMSMDEGNGLGPADFLGGTNGGRASFLPPPVARSPMKSGLSGSPRRTPGLRSSASPQRDILSSSPSDGKGLGSAKGETRRDVSPLTNRSINAPSLNHVNGLRNNKGINKTADTTVTVDFSDSDANSQMNGDENANAFEHMRNDYDDITDAGDDTLAEDQQDDSERVNRVDIGISSYTAAGSRKTERSRIAPKTKKLAQTEKTGSQDVTQKSETSEQGNVQKRKRPGRPPKSQKMNNDEDDTVGQRPSKKSKTASQTGQGLKSSGNPMLDKVVENYVNRTGPLKGRSLYILKREIPTDGSATHTRSGRVSVRPLAYWKNERCVYGDGEAAEGHRYPLSTIKEIIRTEELEPEKRKVSKRRSSKKSKSRKGRDDDSDNEDDDYVDPWEKEGGVLHGYVRKWDPDTQAGSIEEEVLDIAYAPSGIETRDVKDSTFRFAKLLSSPFIGSGIVELPPGGVKKPKNSKKMHMVFYVCHGRVQVDISGVQFSAGKGCVFQVPRGNYYSFANTHGKDARLFFTQGCVPVENDQSSPGSASKPAVSTEDESTIQKGRPSGTGKGRPKGKQKAGSGSKAS
- a CDS encoding ribonuclease H2 catalytic subunit RNH201, which encodes MGESGLSVAGTPDAWTSAGSFIPPSIDRARLLSGESYAYYSPFPLASTGRSSQVTGDNHTITADFSTPSTSSSPSYFVLGVDEAGRGPVLGPMVYSAFYIPHTLHHSLLARDYSFNDSKVLTPGVRANLMRLLCTAGNPLHASCGWATKVLSARDISAGMMRPTSGAYNLNAQAMDATVEIIRGIVEERRVDIREVYIDTIGNPATYQQKLERIFPTLKITVAKKADALYPCVSAASVVAKVTRDMALEFCHEAVYGLQRYEAPSMEVATDSWGSGYPSDSKCVSWLRNHMDPIFGWGNECRFSWGTAKEMLELKGGTRVDWPVEEEGAAPIKAFLLTTARNAKRTEQDELREWFGRRSTEVL
- the pex16 gene encoding peroxisomal membrane protein PEX16; translated protein: MNSDLKSHSPVSATLLQPSKWLTMYEDFVMKNASSVGQVESALRSLTYIIPGRYRDSEISSESVHSGVQLLSLYHDSLVSRVIARLPSTVPRPAPTPHSRYTKYWISHSALYHQVALTLQMVRYTELLWEMIARRRGEKVRWRVVVLIEIIKATCRLLLLRLTNSRPLVSPPLPEREVDPRSTEEEASDWNGMQTPVSERSADLSWTMPRTGLSLPSLPDANDISNFLISKVLTADDIKPPKSLLHRVSGQGQLAEVLHILRPVIYALALQRWRQDKRSWRPWLIGFAMEYGCRQLAKSDFRERVAGGLRGLTGLEREELRKRGWAMGWWLMRGAFYENITKSWLKGLTSKMKGKPLLDLVGSVIEDYEYLWENFYFSTATL